A portion of the Paenibacillus marchantiae genome contains these proteins:
- a CDS encoding FAD-dependent oxidoreductase, with amino-acid sequence MEVIKMELMKADVTVVGGGIAGICAAIAAARQGLQVSLINDRPVLGGNASSEVRVHINGSAYLGNSPSYYAREGGLVEELKLKIFHYNPLYNKKLMLSLSDTVLLDMVYDEPNISLFLNTCVHETGMENGRIQWVEGLQLASERKFRFESPTYIDCSGDGIVGYQAGADFRWGREAKHEYKEELAPEVADHYTMGDTILFQARDVNYAVPYKRPGFAYDITKLEFFDSIRKGLNHRSFPRKINGLGGLWWLEYGGHMDIIKNNEDIALELRKLVYGIWDYIKNIGEFDDVDNLILDYVCPIPGKRESRRFIGEHMLSQNDLTAKTHFEDAVSVGGWYMDLHANKGIYDEGPATAWNFVPGLYNIPFRSLFSRNIPNLMFAGRNISATHVAFGSTRVMATCGCMGQAVGTAAALCVKYDTDPADIVKAHMDELQTQLLRDGQTIVGFQEQLDPYFADGLTIRASSQRSYDHLHPTEEISLEKALCLVLPIQTSLAESVQIKIKNRSEQSETLQVKLFGGERKENYIPASELKGYNLLISAGHDDWITLDLSCKKPADDKVYIVLEGSESLSIHTNEEKMTGVVSFFYKPEEPSRLKKLNKSICFKDLSPSQNMYSPENVVNGFSRPYGLPNSWISERSEGQEWLEFAFASPKNLDEIHLVFNSQLNLEHFDDPIEPLIQDYDVILTLEDGTESEMNIRGNYLSLNKHQVDAKGVTRVRLDFCATYGSPYYEVFAVKFFAPKNAK; translated from the coding sequence ATGGAGGTTATCAAAATGGAGCTTATGAAAGCAGATGTAACCGTCGTAGGTGGAGGTATTGCAGGGATATGTGCTGCCATTGCAGCTGCACGCCAAGGTCTGCAGGTTTCACTTATTAATGATCGGCCGGTGCTTGGGGGAAATGCGAGCAGCGAGGTCAGAGTTCATATCAACGGGTCGGCATATCTCGGAAATAGTCCATCCTATTATGCCCGCGAGGGCGGGTTGGTAGAAGAACTCAAGCTGAAGATCTTTCATTATAATCCGTTATATAACAAGAAGCTTATGCTTTCGCTTTCGGATACGGTCTTGCTCGACATGGTTTATGATGAGCCTAACATTTCTCTGTTTCTGAATACATGTGTACATGAAACGGGCATGGAGAACGGCAGAATTCAATGGGTGGAGGGCCTTCAATTAGCTTCCGAAAGAAAATTTCGTTTTGAAAGCCCAACCTATATTGATTGCTCCGGTGATGGAATAGTTGGATACCAAGCAGGTGCTGACTTCCGATGGGGAAGAGAAGCGAAGCATGAATACAAGGAGGAGCTCGCTCCAGAAGTGGCGGATCATTACACGATGGGCGATACGATTCTGTTTCAAGCCCGTGACGTAAACTATGCCGTTCCTTACAAAAGGCCTGGCTTTGCGTATGATATCACGAAGCTGGAGTTTTTCGATAGTATCAGAAAAGGATTAAACCATCGGTCTTTTCCAAGGAAAATCAACGGGCTTGGCGGATTGTGGTGGCTGGAATACGGCGGTCATATGGATATTATCAAGAATAATGAAGACATCGCATTGGAACTGCGGAAATTGGTGTACGGGATATGGGATTATATCAAAAATATCGGTGAGTTTGATGACGTAGACAATCTCATCTTGGATTATGTATGCCCGATTCCAGGAAAGCGGGAGTCAAGACGGTTTATCGGGGAGCACATGCTGTCTCAGAACGATCTTACAGCAAAGACTCACTTCGAAGATGCTGTATCCGTCGGAGGCTGGTATATGGATCTGCATGCGAATAAAGGCATTTACGATGAAGGGCCGGCTACAGCTTGGAATTTTGTGCCGGGGTTGTATAATATCCCTTTCCGCAGCTTATTTTCACGTAATATTCCCAATCTCATGTTCGCTGGCCGCAATATAAGCGCTACCCATGTGGCTTTCGGGTCTACAAGGGTGATGGCAACCTGTGGTTGTATGGGGCAGGCGGTAGGAACGGCTGCTGCGTTATGCGTAAAATATGATACAGACCCCGCGGACATCGTCAAAGCGCATATGGATGAGCTTCAGACGCAGCTGCTTCGAGACGGGCAAACGATTGTAGGGTTTCAAGAGCAGTTGGATCCTTATTTTGCTGACGGCTTAACGATTCGTGCCTCGTCTCAGCGAAGCTATGATCATCTGCATCCTACCGAAGAGATCTCCTTGGAAAAAGCGTTATGTTTGGTCTTACCGATTCAGACATCCTTGGCTGAAAGCGTGCAGATCAAAATAAAAAATAGATCCGAGCAATCGGAAACGTTGCAAGTGAAGCTGTTTGGCGGGGAGCGGAAGGAAAACTATATTCCCGCCAGCGAGCTGAAAGGCTACAACTTGTTGATTTCAGCGGGTCACGATGACTGGATTACACTGGACCTCAGCTGCAAGAAGCCAGCTGATGACAAGGTCTACATCGTATTGGAAGGTTCAGAGAGCCTTTCGATACACACGAATGAAGAGAAAATGACTGGAGTGGTGAGCTTCTTTTATAAACCGGAAGAGCCGTCCAGGCTGAAGAAGCTTAATAAGAGCATTTGCTTTAAAGACCTATCGCCATCCCAAAATATGTATAGCCCTGAGAATGTCGTCAACGGCTTCTCCAGACCTTATGGTCTACCGAACAGCTGGATTTCTGAACGTTCGGAAGGACAGGAGTGGTTGGAATTTGCTTTTGCAAGCCCCAAGAATCTGGATGAAATCCATCTTGTTTTCAATTCGCAGCTGAATTTGGAGCATTTCGACGATCCGATCGAGCCGTTGATTCAAGATTATGATGTGATCTTAACCTTAGAAGACGGAACCGAGAGTGAAATGAATATCCGTGGGAATTATCTTTCGTTGAATAAACATCAGGTGGATGCAAAAGGTGTAACCCGAGTCCGACTTGATTTCTGTGCAACGTATGGTTCGCCTTATTATGAAGTGTTTGCTGTCAAATTTTTTGCTCCTAAAAACGCTAAGTGA
- a CDS encoding response regulator transcription factor: MVRDYTCFIVDDEDLIIQRLELFFNELSHRDKRFVLVGKANNGLNGIEEIIKIKPDIVISDIVMPRMDGISMIEQLKAELPHTQYILLTAYSSFEYAQRAIQANVLEYIVKVPLREADLNRALDKAAGILNEFKKKEAEFQSLNVSVLENKYRVRKQFFNELIRGEIPSHRASDFANRMQFHFFQANYCCFIVEMNTYESFRNEYAAADQNILKYAITNIIEETVMNGGSGVAADLSDNRFIGFLSWENNRSDMETEYACLSLGGQIVSHLHQYLNQRVSVAFGGPHRGWESIKQAYTEAKNVSEDFYYHTEKVVKTPMHRFQYDNDKKADFQQKLADFLIRMKRKISKEELENALVDLSQFVSDHKIHKSIMAPMIRDLYRDITVKFKSGNKMATEVPDFPMEFMAFQEQLAYIGDFTFEYVHAGQLLHRAEIMSAMHFIEKNLKQRLTLEAIAEEVNLAPSYFSSLFKKTMSEGVISYINRKKIHLALELLNVRDYSLLELCEEVGIVNEGYFCKLFKEYTGDTPKQYRIKMTRYESK; this comes from the coding sequence ATGGTGAGAGATTATACCTGCTTCATTGTTGATGATGAAGACCTGATCATTCAAAGATTGGAATTGTTTTTTAATGAACTCTCTCATAGGGATAAGCGATTTGTTCTAGTGGGCAAAGCGAATAATGGGCTGAATGGGATCGAGGAGATCATAAAAATTAAGCCGGACATCGTCATATCCGATATCGTTATGCCGCGAATGGACGGAATCTCCATGATTGAGCAGCTCAAGGCGGAGCTCCCCCATACGCAATACATACTTTTGACCGCCTATTCATCCTTTGAATACGCCCAGCGAGCGATTCAAGCCAACGTATTGGAGTACATTGTAAAGGTTCCGCTGAGGGAAGCGGATTTGAATCGAGCTTTGGATAAGGCAGCTGGAATTTTAAATGAGTTTAAGAAAAAAGAAGCGGAATTTCAATCGTTAAACGTATCCGTGCTTGAAAATAAATATAGAGTGCGCAAGCAATTTTTTAACGAACTGATTAGAGGCGAAATTCCTTCTCATCGGGCATCGGATTTTGCTAATCGCATGCAGTTTCATTTCTTTCAAGCGAACTATTGCTGCTTCATCGTTGAGATGAATACGTATGAAAGTTTCCGCAACGAATACGCTGCCGCAGATCAAAACATCTTGAAATATGCGATTACGAATATCATCGAAGAAACGGTAATGAATGGTGGCAGTGGGGTAGCTGCGGATCTGTCCGATAATCGTTTTATTGGCTTTCTATCCTGGGAAAATAACCGCAGTGATATGGAAACGGAATATGCTTGCCTATCCTTGGGAGGGCAGATCGTCTCTCATTTGCATCAATATCTGAATCAAAGGGTATCCGTCGCTTTTGGTGGTCCACACCGAGGCTGGGAATCGATCAAACAGGCATACACGGAAGCTAAAAATGTGAGTGAGGATTTCTATTATCATACCGAGAAAGTAGTAAAAACACCGATGCATCGGTTCCAATACGATAATGACAAAAAAGCAGACTTTCAGCAGAAGCTGGCTGATTTTCTTATACGGATGAAAAGGAAGATTTCCAAGGAAGAGCTGGAGAATGCACTTGTCGATCTGTCTCAATTTGTTTCGGACCATAAAATCCACAAGTCCATCATGGCACCAATGATTAGAGACTTGTACAGAGACATTACCGTAAAGTTTAAATCAGGGAACAAGATGGCCACGGAAGTCCCAGACTTCCCCATGGAATTTATGGCTTTTCAGGAGCAGCTCGCTTATATTGGTGACTTCACATTCGAATACGTACACGCGGGCCAACTATTACATCGTGCAGAAATCATGAGTGCTATGCATTTTATCGAGAAAAACCTGAAACAACGCTTAACATTGGAGGCAATTGCGGAGGAAGTGAATCTAGCGCCATCGTATTTTAGCAGCTTATTCAAAAAAACAATGAGCGAAGGCGTGATCAGCTACATCAACCGTAAAAAAATCCATCTCGCTCTCGAGTTGTTAAACGTCCGGGATTATTCTTTATTGGAATTGTGTGAGGAAGTAGGCATCGTCAATGAAGGTTACTTTTGCAAACTGTTCAAAGAATATACGGGTGATACACCTAAGCAATATCGGATAAAAATGACACGGTACGAATCCAAATAA
- a CDS encoding SGNH/GDSL hydrolase family protein — MKEFFPRRGLPNVIQKLENGETVTIVYFGGSNTRSKGYRVMTADWLRGQYPHADIRSVNAGIDGTGSDLGCARLETDVLRHQPDLVFVEFVGNDGGVPESKARIEGIVRQIHKHSRFTDILFVYTVKERDLTSFQSGQYQKGARMQEEVADYYGIPSIHLGVAVSQLVLEGKLIFTLRADVSIPGAVIFTHDSIHPTIPEGHQIYTDTITRSFEKIRELRDHVGKVEHHLPQDPLVPANPWEYATMLPLDSLTHFSAGWSYMTPDDFALVREYDWLFPGLWRAVDPGETITVEFEGTHIGLFDIGGPDSGRLKVTVDEGEPFLIDRFTSYNDHNRNQYVYLPELPNGKHTVRFEIDHKKTDKAAVFEASGNERGMEHVRQHPAWYDQTVIQLGKLLLVQPPL; from the coding sequence ATGAAGGAATTTTTCCCTCGAAGAGGGCTGCCTAATGTCATTCAAAAGTTGGAAAATGGGGAAACAGTAACAATTGTCTATTTTGGCGGCAGTAATACACGTTCTAAAGGATACAGGGTCATGACGGCGGATTGGCTGCGAGGGCAATATCCGCATGCAGATATCCGCTCTGTGAACGCAGGCATTGATGGGACAGGATCGGACCTCGGCTGCGCCCGTTTGGAGACAGATGTACTGCGTCATCAGCCTGATCTAGTGTTTGTTGAATTTGTTGGTAACGATGGCGGAGTTCCCGAATCCAAGGCGCGGATCGAAGGCATCGTCCGACAGATTCACAAGCACAGCCGGTTTACCGATATTCTGTTTGTGTATACGGTTAAGGAACGGGATTTGACCTCATTTCAATCGGGCCAATACCAGAAGGGCGCTCGTATGCAAGAGGAAGTCGCTGACTATTACGGCATTCCTTCGATTCATCTGGGCGTAGCAGTCAGTCAATTGGTTTTGGAAGGAAAGCTCATTTTCACCTTAAGAGCAGACGTATCTATTCCCGGAGCCGTTATTTTTACGCATGATTCGATCCATCCAACGATTCCCGAAGGACATCAGATTTACACGGATACAATCACCCGGTCGTTTGAGAAAATCAGAGAGCTTCGAGATCACGTAGGAAAAGTCGAACATCACTTGCCGCAGGATCCATTGGTCCCGGCCAACCCTTGGGAGTATGCAACCATGCTACCACTGGACAGTCTTACTCATTTTTCCGCGGGGTGGTCTTACATGACCCCTGATGATTTTGCTTTAGTGCGCGAGTATGATTGGTTGTTCCCCGGTCTATGGCGAGCAGTCGATCCCGGAGAGACGATCACAGTGGAGTTTGAGGGAACTCACATCGGATTATTCGATATTGGGGGGCCGGATTCTGGCAGATTGAAGGTGACGGTGGATGAGGGTGAACCTTTTCTTATCGATCGATTCACTTCATATAACGATCATAATCGAAATCAATATGTTTACTTACCGGAGCTACCGAATGGGAAACATACGGTTCGCTTCGAAATCGATCACAAGAAGACAGACAAAGCGGCCGTGTTTGAGGCAAGTGGCAATGAAAGAGGTATGGAACATGTTCGACAACATCCGGCTTGGTATGATCAAACGGTCATTCAGCTTGGGAAGTTGCTATTGGTGCAGCCGCCATTATAA
- a CDS encoding golvesin C-terminal-like domain-containing protein, whose amino-acid sequence MLTIVIPSSLIGIRAAYAETLPYQTIIIDDGSIKINDVVTPDAGNENNGYSAPNWTTSTGVKGYDLSSTQYTSTAGRTITWNPRLEAGTAKISFYKLDWADKADSNVKIEIVHNGTTDVVFMDLRPSSGAPAGWVDLGEYYFSGVGEEFVKLTRSTGTANTILTRADAVKFEGNIRQKEPHKTIIIDDGSLTIDNVVTVDSGNVNNGFSAPYWTTSAGVKGYNNSSSKYTDAVGRTITWNPRLEAGTAKISFYKLDWADKADSNVKIEIVHNGITDVKFMDLRPSSGPSVGWVDLGEYEFSGDDSEFVRLTRTQPTTGTIITRADAVKFEGNIRQQAPPLPPLRSRTLANLSYTEKGSIENANYKATFYEAAWDGGKSIVRDMFYKNTDTGNWTPINNVSERLEEQWVLLDGNAGSRTNYYDTMNKRWITFDGVHFPDNHTAVLTDSTHGSDYDFEVNWSMAGEKPDVSFAFTPRRDGNYVIGYQSFTTEAVSGINEVLNGFRSHAKMVGTVESTSLRELSAPMSLVEKNDGSGNPLTYGVFVPSAELPVEFEPTGGVTKQRLGMSLVNNEGSVQPILYAPQLGTYSQMTAESTYQFHMGLIAQKSNLYESYADILRNEYGYSAYRENVSDQSLTDAMFNMIDLLKIEPQGDDSVNYVPSPSGWWSRAKGFIDIENEDSVRTSSNAVLLGAYYLTGDDQLYDTRALPSVQYGVSRNGIGWSPTQKKVYGVPSLWKMATLPFDVSSVAAVNQMMGTSAGIGALAQEEYLMRDPDQKDRGPVIQPLMMYRMTGEAQYLQAAKDAADSYILQYIDTPATVDVSKNEFIYYYSKLWMEILELYEETQDPKYLNAAYKEAKRYATMFVARPVPEGNVTIPQPETYNYAESFHWPESGKFQYPRLKLPEDIAGGVQADRWLVSPSGLTFEAGSTTGYYRMNAQEAPFMLRLSLYTGDKLLQDIAHNAVIGRYSSYPGYYYKGFAVSQLEPDFPLEGPSGATSIYYHHIPGQLGQTMDYLISEQSLKSNGSITFPSVFETNFLWFKYHLYGNKPGQFYGNSDVWLWMPKGIIKTNHPQLNWITGESGDKFYIGLSNASSDEVQTPIELNEQIIGFNPTQDYTVTIIRDNGTPEQAVMSGGIIQATVSGKGITAIIVEGLNIDVPLHQVRTAELSDASYFFDTHSPIDAVKGMLMVKPDETVYDAYVQAKTTKPATIHYSLDGGATYTTVPDTIYPMEWSIRVNDLSQTFTYYVESEGKQTRKRTLYLPDQVTEIPVQPDGQESSSIIVDNTEAETEGVWIRDTTADNYYYDNYVYAKSTAGNATSKMRWRPELPESVTYSVYYKIPQITSASENWTTNASFTVYYSGGSETVTVDETAANGTWVHLGDYPFAAGDSGYVELTNKANKSRVIADAIMWVDPNRVPQLESAVILSDRNELQMTQTAQLSVTGYLDNGLIGDLTQADVQYFVDRTDLAEVDSSGVLTLLNLDGDTDHIEVWATVTIDGVTITTPSLNITIKDLTVIVDSTNTTGLYTTEGSWSQSNLAGYKIGVKSRYSTVQGSSATWKGQFPEGKYTVSIYKLVHTTGNDNNVKVEVKHKTGTEVTYIDATAGSSGWVNLGTFDFTGDGSEYVRLTRVTPTTVDPPTLPADMIYTRVDAVMFERHSDGSELLANEAPGGEPILSE is encoded by the coding sequence ATGTTGACGATAGTAATTCCTTCCAGCCTGATCGGAATAAGGGCCGCTTATGCGGAGACCTTACCTTATCAGACCATTATCATCGATGACGGGAGCATTAAGATTAATGATGTTGTGACACCTGATGCGGGTAACGAGAACAATGGATATTCGGCTCCAAATTGGACCACAAGCACAGGGGTGAAGGGGTATGATCTTTCCAGCACCCAATATACGAGTACAGCAGGCAGAACGATAACATGGAACCCACGCTTGGAAGCAGGAACGGCGAAAATATCTTTCTATAAGCTGGATTGGGCAGATAAGGCTGATAGCAATGTGAAAATCGAAATTGTTCATAATGGAACGACGGATGTAGTCTTTATGGATTTAAGACCCTCATCTGGCGCTCCAGCTGGTTGGGTTGATTTGGGAGAGTACTATTTTTCCGGAGTTGGTGAAGAATTCGTTAAATTGACCCGGTCTACCGGCACCGCGAATACGATCCTTACGCGTGCGGATGCGGTAAAGTTCGAAGGGAATATAAGGCAGAAAGAACCACACAAGACGATCATCATTGATGATGGAAGCCTCACAATTGATAATGTCGTCACTGTTGATTCAGGCAACGTCAATAACGGGTTCTCCGCTCCATATTGGACCACAAGCGCAGGAGTAAAGGGATACAATAATTCCAGTTCCAAATATACGGATGCTGTAGGTAGAACTATCACATGGAATCCGCGCTTGGAAGCAGGGACGGCGAAAATATCGTTCTATAAGCTGGATTGGGCGGATAAAGCAGATAGTAATGTGAAGATTGAGATTGTTCATAACGGGATTACGGATGTTAAGTTTATGGATCTTAGACCTTCGTCAGGTCCATCGGTTGGATGGGTGGATCTGGGGGAGTATGAGTTTAGTGGTGATGATAGCGAATTTGTCAGGCTGACTCGAACGCAACCTACGACGGGTACGATTATTACTCGGGCCGATGCAGTCAAGTTCGAAGGAAATATCCGGCAGCAAGCACCACCCTTGCCCCCGCTGCGGAGCCGCACATTAGCGAATCTCAGTTATACGGAAAAAGGCAGCATCGAAAATGCTAACTATAAGGCGACCTTCTATGAGGCAGCATGGGATGGGGGGAAATCCATCGTTCGTGACATGTTCTATAAGAACACGGACACGGGAAACTGGACGCCAATCAATAACGTATCGGAAAGACTTGAGGAGCAATGGGTTTTATTGGATGGGAATGCGGGCAGCCGAACCAATTACTACGATACGATGAACAAACGCTGGATTACATTCGATGGGGTCCATTTTCCCGATAACCACACGGCGGTGTTAACCGATTCTACGCATGGCAGTGATTACGATTTTGAAGTGAACTGGTCCATGGCAGGGGAAAAACCAGATGTTTCTTTCGCCTTTACGCCTCGTCGCGACGGCAATTATGTGATTGGATATCAGTCCTTCACAACAGAGGCAGTCTCGGGCATCAATGAAGTGTTAAATGGATTCAGGTCACATGCCAAAATGGTAGGTACAGTGGAATCAACAAGTTTGAGAGAGCTGAGCGCTCCGATGAGCCTGGTTGAGAAAAATGATGGTTCGGGAAATCCATTAACGTATGGTGTATTTGTACCTTCGGCAGAGCTTCCGGTTGAATTTGAACCGACGGGAGGCGTTACGAAACAACGGCTTGGCATGAGTCTGGTCAACAACGAAGGCAGCGTGCAGCCAATCTTGTATGCGCCTCAATTAGGAACTTATTCGCAAATGACCGCAGAGAGCACTTATCAATTTCATATGGGGCTAATCGCTCAAAAAAGCAATCTGTATGAATCCTACGCGGATATTCTTCGCAATGAGTACGGTTATTCAGCATACCGCGAAAATGTGTCAGATCAGTCGCTAACTGACGCGATGTTCAATATGATCGATTTACTTAAGATTGAGCCGCAAGGGGACGACTCTGTTAATTATGTCCCGTCACCCAGCGGGTGGTGGAGCCGTGCCAAGGGCTTTATTGATATCGAAAACGAGGACAGCGTCCGAACAAGCTCGAATGCGGTTCTTTTGGGGGCTTACTATTTGACTGGGGATGACCAGCTTTACGATACGAGAGCACTGCCGTCCGTCCAGTATGGCGTATCGCGAAATGGTATCGGTTGGTCGCCGACGCAGAAGAAAGTATACGGTGTGCCTTCCTTATGGAAAATGGCTACTCTGCCGTTCGATGTTTCAAGCGTAGCCGCCGTCAATCAGATGATGGGCACTTCGGCAGGAATTGGGGCGCTGGCACAGGAAGAGTACCTCATGCGAGACCCGGACCAGAAAGACCGGGGGCCTGTCATTCAACCCCTGATGATGTATCGTATGACAGGAGAGGCGCAGTATTTGCAGGCTGCCAAGGATGCAGCCGATAGTTATATCTTGCAATATATCGATACGCCTGCAACCGTGGATGTGAGTAAAAATGAGTTCATTTATTATTATAGCAAGCTGTGGATGGAGATCTTGGAGCTATATGAGGAAACTCAGGATCCCAAATACTTGAATGCCGCTTATAAGGAAGCCAAACGGTATGCAACCATGTTCGTTGCTCGTCCAGTTCCTGAAGGTAACGTTACGATTCCTCAGCCTGAGACGTATAATTACGCGGAGTCGTTCCATTGGCCGGAAAGTGGTAAATTTCAATATCCTAGGCTCAAGCTTCCAGAAGATATAGCCGGAGGCGTTCAAGCGGATCGTTGGCTTGTTTCACCGAGCGGATTGACGTTTGAAGCAGGAAGTACAACCGGCTATTATCGGATGAATGCTCAGGAAGCTCCATTCATGCTGAGATTGTCGCTCTATACAGGGGATAAACTGCTGCAGGATATTGCTCATAATGCGGTTATTGGTCGATATTCCAGTTATCCAGGTTATTACTATAAAGGCTTCGCAGTTAGCCAACTTGAACCGGACTTTCCTCTGGAAGGCCCAAGCGGGGCTACATCCATCTATTATCACCATATTCCGGGGCAGCTAGGACAAACGATGGATTATTTGATCAGCGAACAATCATTGAAATCGAACGGGAGCATTACATTTCCTTCCGTATTTGAAACGAATTTTTTATGGTTCAAATATCACCTCTATGGTAATAAACCAGGTCAATTTTATGGTAATTCCGACGTTTGGCTTTGGATGCCCAAGGGGATTATTAAGACCAACCATCCTCAATTGAATTGGATAACGGGTGAAAGCGGGGATAAATTCTACATCGGGCTAAGCAATGCATCGTCAGATGAAGTTCAGACTCCGATCGAATTGAATGAACAAATCATTGGATTCAACCCGACACAGGATTATACTGTAACGATCATCCGCGACAATGGTACACCAGAGCAAGCAGTTATGAGTGGCGGAATCATTCAAGCCACGGTTTCAGGCAAGGGCATCACCGCGATCATTGTAGAAGGACTTAACATTGATGTGCCGCTGCATCAGGTTAGAACGGCTGAACTATCGGATGCAAGTTATTTCTTTGATACCCACAGTCCAATTGATGCTGTTAAAGGCATGCTGATGGTTAAGCCCGACGAAACGGTCTATGATGCTTATGTGCAGGCCAAAACGACGAAACCCGCGACCATTCATTATTCCTTGGATGGCGGGGCTACGTATACGACCGTCCCAGATACGATATACCCAATGGAATGGTCGATACGGGTGAATGATTTATCCCAAACTTTCACGTACTACGTGGAATCAGAGGGGAAACAGACCCGCAAGCGGACACTTTATCTGCCTGATCAGGTTACGGAAATTCCAGTCCAACCCGATGGGCAGGAGAGTTCATCTATCATTGTGGATAATACGGAGGCGGAGACAGAAGGCGTCTGGATAAGGGATACGACGGCTGACAACTATTACTATGATAACTATGTGTATGCCAAATCTACGGCCGGCAACGCGACAAGCAAAATGAGATGGAGGCCTGAGCTGCCGGAAAGTGTCACTTACAGTGTCTATTACAAGATTCCGCAAATCACCTCTGCAAGTGAAAATTGGACAACGAATGCCTCATTTACCGTGTATTACAGCGGAGGCTCCGAGACGGTTACTGTTGATGAGACAGCAGCGAATGGTACTTGGGTGCACCTAGGGGATTATCCTTTTGCTGCAGGCGATAGTGGGTACGTGGAACTAACCAATAAAGCCAACAAGTCCAGGGTCATTGCCGATGCGATCATGTGGGTGGACCCGAACAGGGTACCGCAATTGGAGTCTGCTGTGATCCTGTCTGATCGGAACGAGCTGCAGATGACTCAAACCGCACAGCTGAGCGTAACCGGCTATTTGGATAACGGTTTGATCGGTGATTTAACACAGGCCGATGTGCAGTATTTCGTTGATCGTACGGATCTGGCCGAAGTGGATAGCAGTGGGGTGTTGACCCTTCTTAATCTCGATGGGGACACGGATCACATTGAGGTATGGGCTACTGTCACGATTGACGGAGTGACCATAACCACACCATCTTTGAACATCACGATCAAGGACTTAACGGTTATCGTGGACAGTACAAATACAACTGGGTTATACACGACAGAAGGGTCTTGGAGTCAAAGCAATTTAGCCGGATACAAAATTGGGGTTAAGTCCCGTTACTCTACAGTTCAAGGATCATCTGCAACGTGGAAAGGCCAGTTTCCAGAGGGGAAATATACAGTCTCGATCTACAAGCTCGTCCATACGACGGGAAACGATAATAATGTCAAAGTGGAAGTGAAGCATAAGACGGGTACTGAGGTCACCTATATCGATGCAACGGCCGGCTCATCGGGTTGGGTTAATTTAGGAACGTTCGACTTTACGGGTGACGGTAGCGAGTATGTCCGGTTAACCAGGGTTACTCCTACAACCGTAGACCCGCCAACGCTTCCTGCCGATATGATCTATACGAGGGTTGACGCAGTTATGTTCGAACGGCATTCCGATGGTTCAGAGCTGCTTGCAAATGAGGCGCCAGGTGGTGAACCAATACTTTCTGAATAA